Below is a window of Mycobacterium dioxanotrophicus DNA.
TCGGCGGCAAAGAGCAGCTCTACCTGGCCGTTCTGGAGAACGCCTACCGCGGGATCCGCGACGCCGAACAGAAGCTGCGGGTCGATCACGACAATCCGGTGGTGGCGATCCGCAGGCTGGCCGAGGTGACGTTCGACCACCACATCGCCCACGACGCCTTCATCCGCCTGGTGTCGATCGAGAACATCCACCGCGGTGAGTTCATTCGGCAACTCCGTGAGCTGCCCGAACTCTCCGCACCCGCCACCTCCCTGCTCGACGAGATCCTGCGCGACGGCCGCGCCACCGGCGCGTTCCGCGATGACGTCGACGCTCTCGACGTGCACCTGGTGATCAGCTCCTACTGCGTATTCCAGGTGGCCAACCGCTACACATTCGGCTACCTGTTCGGCACCGACCTGACCGAGACGTCGCGGCGCGCCCACCTGCGCCGCATGCTCGGCGATGTGGTGGTCGGCTGGCTCACCAGCCAGGCCTGATCCGCTCCGCATCCGAGAGCCACCTCACACCGCACCCTTGACGCGACCGGCGTCACAGTGCTCTACTTTCCGTACGAACCAGTTAGTACATTAAGGAACGAGGGAGCATGACACAGCGGCAGCCCTACTTGGCGGGGCTCATCGGCGCCGGCGTCGGCCCCTCGCTGACGCCCGCGCTGCACATGGCGGAGGGCCGGGCCCAGGGGCTCGAATACGTCTACCGCACCTTGGATCTCAACGCGCTCGGGCTGTCCCCCGCGCAGGTCGGCGAGATGCTCACCTGGACCCGCCGGCTCGGCTACAACGGCCTCAACATCACCAACCCCTGCAAGCAACTCGTCGTCGGGCACCTCGACGACATCGATGACACCGCCCGCACCCTCGGTGCGGTGAACACCGTCGTGTTCCGCGACGGCCGAGCGGTCGGATACAACACCGACACCACGGGCTTCGCACACGGTTTCGCCGAAGGGTTGCCCGGGGCCGGCACCGGATCGGTGGTCCTCCTGGGTGCCGGCGGTGCGGGCACCGCGGTGGCCGACGCACTGTTGCGCCTGGGC
It encodes the following:
- a CDS encoding TetR/AcrR family transcriptional regulator; translated protein: MAAKPKAELQRDAERTRAELLEVATEVFAESGYSGARVDEIAERTRTTKRMIYYYFGGKEQLYLAVLENAYRGIRDAEQKLRVDHDNPVVAIRRLAEVTFDHHIAHDAFIRLVSIENIHRGEFIRQLRELPELSAPATSLLDEILRDGRATGAFRDDVDALDVHLVISSYCVFQVANRYTFGYLFGTDLTETSRRAHLRRMLGDVVVGWLTSQA
- a CDS encoding shikimate dehydrogenase; protein product: MTQRQPYLAGLIGAGVGPSLTPALHMAEGRAQGLEYVYRTLDLNALGLSPAQVGEMLTWTRRLGYNGLNITNPCKQLVVGHLDDIDDTARTLGAVNTVVFRDGRAVGYNTDTTGFAHGFAEGLPGAGTGSVVLLGAGGAGTAVADALLRLGTNHLTLVDLDVDRASALAHELTDRHPDAHIEASEFDKLSVLLPGTDGLVHATPTGMAEHPGVAFDTALLHPGMWVADIVYRPLDTALLKAARAAGCPTLDGGHMAVYQAVDAFALITGITPDAARMSAHFRDLVS